The sequence below is a genomic window from Streptomyces sudanensis.
GCTCCCCTCCGGCCGACGAGGCGGAGGAGGCGGCCCGGCGCGCGGTGCTGCGGGCCACCGACCACCTGCTGGCCCGCCGGCATGCCGGGGGGTGGTGGAAGGAACCCTTCCGGACCGATGTGAGCTACGACGCCCACGACCTGTTCCTGCGGCATCTGCTGGGCGTCCCGGACGAGCGGGTGGCCGCGGCGAGCGGCCGGTGGATCCGGTCGCACCAGAGCGCGGACGGCTCCTGGCCCCTCGTCTTCGGCGGGGCGGGCCACCTGGGGACCACCGTCCAGGCGTACGTGGCGCTCCGGCTCGCCGGGGACGGCCCGGACGAGGAGCACATGCTCCGGTGCGCGGCGTGGGTGCGCGCGCGGGGCGGCGTCCCGGCCGCCCAGCTGACGGCCCGCGTGTGGCTGGCCATGTTCGGCTGGTGGAGCTGGGACGACCTCCCCGAGATCCCGCCGGAGATCATCTCCCTGCCCGCGTGGGCGCCCCTGAACATCTACTCCTTCGGCGCCGTCATGCGGCCGGCGCTCGTGGCCCTCGCCGTCATCAGCGCGCACCGGCCCGTGCGGCCGGCCCCCTTCGGCATCGACGAGCTCTTCGTCGTGCCCGGCGCCTCCGGGCGCGCCCCCGTACGGGCCGGCGGCTGGGAGGGCGCCTACTGGCGCCTGAACGCCGTTCTGCGCGCCGGCCGCAGGGCCTTCCCCCCGCCGCTGCGCAGGGCCGCGACGAACGCCTGCGTCCGCTGGCTCCTCGAACGCCAGGAGACGGACGGCAGTTGGGGGGCGTGCACCCCGATGACCACCTGGGTGGTCCTCGCCCTGCACCTGTGCGGCTATCCGCCGGACCACCCGGCGCTCAAGGCCGCCTGGCGGTTCCTGGAGGACTGCGCCGTCTGGCACGAGGACGGCGCACGGGAGCTGCAGACCGTCCACAGCCCGGTGTGGGACACCTGCCTGTCCCTCACCGCGCTGCTCGACGCCGGCCTGCCCGCCGACCACCCGGCACTGGTCGAGGCCGCCGACTGGCTGCTCACCCGGCAGGCCGAGCGGCCCGGCGACTGGGCCGTGCGGCGCCCCCGGCTCGCCCCCGGCGGCTGGGCGTTCCAGTTCCACAACCGGGCCTATCCCGACAACGACGACACCGCCGAGGCGGTCCTGGCGCTGCTCCGCGTCGCCCACCCCGACCGGGCGCGCGTCGGCGGCGCGGTGGACCGGGCGGCGCGGTGGGTCCTCGGCATGCAGAGCGGGAACGGCGGGTGGGGGGCCTTCGACGCCGACAACACCGGCTCCCTGCCCGGCCGGCTCCCCTTCTTCGACTTCGGCGAGTACTGCGTCGACCCGCCCACCGCCGACGTCACCGCCCACGTGGTGGAGATGCTGGCCGCCCTCGGGATGGAGCACGACCCCCGCACCCGGCGCGCCGTCCGCTGGCTGCTCGACCGGCAGGAGGACAGCGGTGCGTGGTACGGGCGCTGGGGGGTGAACCACGTCTACGGGACCGGCTGCGTCGTCCCGGCGCTCGTCGCCGCCGGGGTCCCCGCCCGCCACCCCTCCGTCCGGCGCGCCGTCGACTGGCTGACGTCCGTGCAGAACGCGGACGGCGGCTGGGGCGAGGACTGGGAGTCGTACGCCGACCCGGAGCGCGCCGGCCGGGGCCCGTCCCTGCCCTCGCAGACCGCCTGGGCCCTGCTGGCCCTGCTCGCGGCGGGGGAGCGCGACAGCGCCGCGGTCCGCGACGGGGTGCGCTGGCTGACCGAACGGCAGACGGACCAGGGGACCTGGGAGGAGCCGGAGTTCACCGGCACCCTCGTCCCCCGGGCCGTGGCCTGCAGGTACGACTCCTACCGGCACGTCTTCCCGCTGACGGCGCTGGGCCGCTACGTCCACCGCCGGGGCCCCGGCGNCGCGGCGGCCNGCCCCCCGCCCGGCGGGGCGCGGCCCGGGCCGGAGGCGTAGGCGGCGCCCGGCGGCCTCCCGTCAGCGGGGGGCCGCCGGCAGGGGCGCGCCGGCGTCCGGGGCCGGGCGGGTCCCGTGGTGGGAGCGGGTGCGGACCTGGAGGACGAGCAGGGCCAGGGCGCCGGCCGCGGCGGACCAGACGAGTGAGAGCAGTGCGTGGGGCCACGGGGTGAGGGCGGTGAACGCCGAGGCCAGCGCCGACTGGTTCGCGCCGTACAGGGGGAGGGCGGTCAGGCCGGCCAGGTCGGCGACGTTGAGGACCGGGTTCTGCAGTCCGGTGTCGACCAGGCTGAGCATGATGACGAGGAAGAACCCCTCCAGCTCGCCGCGCACCAGCGAGCCGAGGAGGAGGCCGATGCCGCCGTATACCAGGCCGGCGCCGAGGACGGCGAGGCCCAGGGGGACCGGCTGCCGCACGGGCAGGGAGGCCCACAGCACGGCCGTGGTGTAGAGGGCGAGGAGCGCGGCGACGAGGGCGACGGCGGTGACCTTCGCCATCAGCAGCGGCAGCCGGGGGTAGCCGGCCAGCAGGAGCCGGCGGTCCACCTCCCCGGCCTTGAACGTCTCCATGAACATCGTGAAGCCGGTGACCAGGGTGACCGCGGCGAGGGCGTTGGCCACCTGGCCGACGTGGTGGGCCGGGGCGAGGGCGGTGACGCCGGCGGAGTCCAGGGGGAAGCGCACCGGCCGGTCCGAGGCGCACACGCGCGCCACGGTGATCCAGGCGGGGA
It includes:
- the shc gene encoding squalene--hopene cyclase, yielding MTTTSDGASRPGSPLPAGGPGAGFGSPPADEAEEAARRAVLRATDHLLARRHAGGWWKEPFRTDVSYDAHDLFLRHLLGVPDERVAAASGRWIRSHQSADGSWPLVFGGAGHLGTTVQAYVALRLAGDGPDEEHMLRCAAWVRARGGVPAAQLTARVWLAMFGWWSWDDLPEIPPEIISLPAWAPLNIYSFGAVMRPALVALAVISAHRPVRPAPFGIDELFVVPGASGRAPVRAGGWEGAYWRLNAVLRAGRRAFPPPLRRAATNACVRWLLERQETDGSWGACTPMTTWVVLALHLCGYPPDHPALKAAWRFLEDCAVWHEDGARELQTVHSPVWDTCLSLTALLDAGLPADHPALVEAADWLLTRQAERPGDWAVRRPRLAPGGWAFQFHNRAYPDNDDTAEAVLALLRVAHPDRARVGGAVDRAARWVLGMQSGNGGWGAFDADNTGSLPGRLPFFDFGEYCVDPPTADVTAHVVEMLAALGMEHDPRTRRAVRWLLDRQEDSGAWYGRWGVNHVYGTGCVVPALVAAGVPARHPSVRRAVDWLTSVQNADGGWGEDWESYADPERAGRGPSLPSQTAWALLALLAAGERDSAAVRDGVRWLTERQTDQGTWEEPEFTGTLVPRAVACRYDSYRHVFPLTALGRYVHRRGPG